The genomic region GCTCGAAGCCGCCGGCGCGATCGCTGTCGTATTCCAGGAAGTAGCCGTCGTAATTGGTGCCGGCGAGCAGGGTCTCGGCCACCGGCTCGTAGCCGCCCGAGGAAATCCAGGTCGAGCGGAAATTGCCGCGGCAGACATGCGTGGTCACCACCATGTCGGCCGGCTTCTCCGCCAGCGCATAGTTGATGATGCGGGCATAGATCTGCTGCAGGCCGTCCGGATTGTCGCCGCGCTCGCGCGCCTTCTGCAATTCGTCCTGCGAGCAGAGATAGGCCCAGACGGTATCGTCGAACTGGAGATAGCGACAGCCAGCGTCGTAGAACGCCTTCACGGCCTTGCGATAGGTCCTGCCGAGATCTTCGTAGAAGGCATCGAGATCGGGATAGACGTCCTTGGAGATCGACTTGCGGCCGCCGCGGAAGTGGAGCACCGCCGGCGAAGGGATCGTCATCTTGGCGGTGACGTGGGCCTGGTCGGCGACCTTCTTCAGGAAGCGGAAGTGATCCAGCATCGGGTGGCTATCGGGAAAATCGAGCTTGCCGATGACGCGGACCGCATCGTGACGGGTCTGCACGCCCGTGAACTGGATGCCGGTGTCGGGGTGGAACAGCTCGCAGCCGGTGAGCTTGGCCAGGAAGTCGAAATGCCACCAGGAGCGGCGGAATTCGCCGTCGGTCGCGAGCTTCAGCCCGATCGAGGCCTGCTTGTGCACGACCTTCTCGATCTCCATGTCCTCGATCTTGCGCAGATCGTCAGCCGAGATCTCGCCCTTCTCCAGCCGGCTGCGGGCTTCCTTGATCTTGGCGGGACGCAGGAGGCTGCCGACCTCGTCGGCGCGGAAGGGGGCTTTGGTTCGCTGCATGTGTCACTCCCTGGACATCCTAGTGGGCCCTCGCCCCGGCGACGCCGAGATGGCGCTCCAGGACAGAGGGGTCGGTCTTCAGCGCGGCGCTCGTAGCGTCGTGGACGATCGTTCCGCGCTCCAATATCACAACGCGGTCGGCGAGCCCCAGAATCTTTTGGGCATTCTGCTCGACGATGATGGAGCAGATGCCCCCTGCCCGGGTGATGGTCCCGATCGCCTTGAGCAGCTCCTCGACGATGATGGGGGCAAGGCCCTCAGTCGGCTCGTCCAGCAGCAGGACTTTCGGGTTGAGGGTCAGCGCGCGGCCGATCGCCAGCATCTGCTGCTCACCGCCGGAGAGCTGATTGCCGAAATTGCTCCGCCGCTCCTTCAGCCGCGGGAACATCTCGTAGACCTTCTCCACCGTCCAGGGACCAGGCTGCGCCACCGCGGTCATGTTCTCTTCCACCGTCAGCGAGCGGAAGATGTTGCGCTCCTGCGGCACCCAGCCGATGCCGGCGCGCGCCCGCTGGTCGGGTCGCATCGCCGTGACGTCGGTGCCGGCCAGCGCGATGGAGCCGGCGAAGCGGCGCGTGACGCCGACGATGGAATTGATCAGCGTGGTCTTGCCGGTGCCGTTGCGCCCGAGCAGCGCCAGCACCTGTCCTTCGACGAGGCGGAGCGTCATCTTCGGCAGCACCACCGCCTCGCCGTAGCCAGCGCGAAGTGAATCGATCGCGAGCAGGTCAGACATTGACCGCCTCCTCGCCGAGATAGACCGCCTTCACTTGCGGATCGCGCGCGACCTCTTCGGGCGGGCCTTCGGTCAGCAGCGCGCCCGAGACCAGCACCGAGATGCGATCAGCGAAAGAGAA from Bradyrhizobium sp. CB1015 harbors:
- a CDS encoding cobalamin-independent methionine synthase II family protein, coding for MQRTKAPFRADEVGSLLRPAKIKEARSRLEKGEISADDLRKIEDMEIEKVVHKQASIGLKLATDGEFRRSWWHFDFLAKLTGCELFHPDTGIQFTGVQTRHDAVRVIGKLDFPDSHPMLDHFRFLKKVADQAHVTAKMTIPSPAVLHFRGGRKSISKDVYPDLDAFYEDLGRTYRKAVKAFYDAGCRYLQFDDTVWAYLCSQDELQKARERGDNPDGLQQIYARIINYALAEKPADMVVTTHVCRGNFRSTWISSGGYEPVAETLLAGTNYDGYFLEYDSDRAGGFEPLRFLPKGNKVVVVGVITSKFGELEKKDDIKRRLQEAAKFAPLEQLALSPQCGFASTEEGNILSEEEQWAKLSLAVEIAKEVWGN
- a CDS encoding ABC transporter ATP-binding protein is translated as MSDLLAIDSLRAGYGEAVVLPKMTLRLVEGQVLALLGRNGTGKTTLINSIVGVTRRFAGSIALAGTDVTAMRPDQRARAGIGWVPQERNIFRSLTVEENMTAVAQPGPWTVEKVYEMFPRLKERRSNFGNQLSGGEQQMLAIGRALTLNPKVLLLDEPTEGLAPIIVEELLKAIGTITRAGGICSIIVEQNAQKILGLADRVVILERGTIVHDATSAALKTDPSVLERHLGVAGARAH